A region from the Sphaerodactylus townsendi isolate TG3544 linkage group LG01, MPM_Stown_v2.3, whole genome shotgun sequence genome encodes:
- the LOC125427561 gene encoding sulfotransferase 6B1-like has product MSKHRKKFIAFVEKIMAESEKITPEELMFTYKGILYPATVCSPEVFKALESFEARSDDVILAGYPKSGTNWVGQILTDLVDAAAKSNGDTNSADDEFEEFPYLEVGDPEKYQRMANLPSRRVMFTHLIPRNLPTSILKNKTKILLLIRNPKDVATSFYHFSNGLSPLPSYNSWDDYFKAFMSGQMPWGSYFDYVFEWNKYADNENIMTITYEELKENRASGVKCISEFFELNLTEQAIQEVVDKSSFQAMKENSQKTHGEFGKVLFRKGGVSDWKSLFNEDHNREMDTTFEERLGGTKLGEKIKYEVYCKS; this is encoded by the exons ATGTCAAAGCACAGGAAGAAGTTTATTGCCTTTGTAGAAAAAATAATGGCTGAAAGTGAAAAGATAACACCAGAAGAACTGATGTTTACCTATAAGGGGATTTTGTATCCAGCTACTGTTTGCAGCCCAGAAGTCTTCAAAGCTCTTGAGTCCTTTGAAGCAAGAAGTGATGATGTGATTCTAGCAGGATACCCCAAATCCG GTACAAATTGGGTTGGCCAGATTTTAACTGACTTGGTAGATGCAGCTGCAAAAAGTAATGGAGACACAAATAGTGCAGATGATGAATTTGAAGAATTTCCATACCTTGAAGTTGGAGATCCTGAGAAATATCAG AGGATGGCAAATTTACCTTCCAGAAGAGTTATGTTCACTCACCTTATTCCACGTAATCTACCCACATCTATCCTCAAGAACAAGACCAAG ATACTGCTGCTCATTCGAAATCCAAAAGATGTAGCTACATCTTTTTACCACTTTTCCAATGGATTGTCTCCACTTCCTTCTTATAACTCTTGGGATGATTACTTCAAAGCTTTCATGAGTGGACAAA TGCCCTGGGGCTCTTATTTTGACTATGTCTTTGAATGGAACAAATATGCTGACAATGAAAATATCATGACAATCACTTATGAGGAACTGAAGGAG AATAGAGCTTCGGGAGTGAAATGCATAAGTGAATTTTTTGAGCTGAACCTAACTGAGCAAGCGATTCAAGAAGTTGTAGACAAAAGTAGTTTCCAAGCTATGAAAGAAAATTCCCAGAAAACCCACGGTGAATTTGGAAAAGTCCTTTTCCGCAAAG GTGGAGTAAGTGACTGGAAGAGCCTTTTCAATGAAGATCACAATCGGGAAATGGATACAACATTTGAAGAACGTTTAGGGGGGACTAAATTAGGAGAAAAAATAAAGTATGAGGTGTATTGCAAGTCCTGA